From a single Herbiconiux sp. SALV-R1 genomic region:
- a CDS encoding thymidylate synthase — translation MNTIATPYEDLLRETLATGTPKSDRTGTGTRSVFGRQLRFDLAEGFPLITTKRVHFKSIAYELLWFLRGEGNVGWLQQNGVTIWDEWADERGELGPVYGVQWRSWPAPDGSHIDQISQVIDTIRTDPDSRRMIVSAWNVADIPQMALAPCHALFQFYVADGKLSCQLYQRSADLFLGVPFNIASYALLTQLIAAQTGLGLGDFVWTGGDCHIYDNHVEQVQLQLERDPFPAPTLRIVNERASVFDYEYDDLELVDYQHHPAIRAAVAV, via the coding sequence ATGAACACGATCGCGACGCCCTACGAAGACCTGCTGCGCGAGACGCTCGCCACGGGCACGCCGAAGTCCGACCGCACGGGCACCGGCACCCGCAGCGTGTTCGGCCGCCAGCTGCGCTTCGACCTCGCTGAGGGGTTCCCGCTCATCACCACGAAGCGGGTGCACTTCAAGTCGATCGCCTACGAGCTGCTCTGGTTCCTGCGCGGCGAGGGCAACGTGGGGTGGCTGCAGCAGAACGGCGTGACCATCTGGGACGAGTGGGCCGATGAGCGCGGCGAACTCGGCCCGGTGTACGGGGTGCAGTGGCGTTCGTGGCCGGCGCCCGACGGCAGCCACATCGACCAGATCTCGCAGGTGATCGACACCATCCGCACCGACCCCGATTCGAGACGGATGATCGTGTCGGCCTGGAACGTCGCCGACATCCCGCAGATGGCACTGGCGCCGTGCCACGCCCTGTTCCAGTTCTACGTCGCCGACGGCAAGCTCTCCTGCCAGCTGTACCAGCGCAGCGCCGACCTCTTTCTCGGGGTGCCGTTCAACATCGCGAGCTACGCGCTGCTCACCCAGCTCATCGCCGCGCAGACCGGGCTCGGGCTCGGCGACTTCGTGTGGACGGGCGGCGACTGCCACATCTACGACAACCACGTCGAGCAGGTGCAGCTGCAGCTCGAGCGCGACCCGTTCCCGGCGCCGACGCTGCGCATCGTGAACGAGCGGGCGAGCGTGTTCGACTACGAGTACGACGACCTCGAGCTCGTCGACTATCAGCACCACCCCGCCATCCGCGCCGCCGTCGCGGTCTGA
- a CDS encoding YqjF family protein: MPLAEPAALSRVAPPMPGGPLHEQDWQSLTFLHWRVEPAVVAPYLPPGTRPDVFDGSAWVGLIPFRLAHATAPGFRPLGPIPYAGTFPEINVRLYSVDETGRRGVVFSSLESSRLAAVSAAHALFGLPYRWARMSISTSASGVISYRSERRGAHGFGGRTGPHSRIDAQPLDTDLSHDPLAVFLTARWGLHIARHGRTLFIPNEHDPWEVRAARLDFLDDELLAAAGFPRLASRAPDSVLFSPGVHTAFGRAYPALR, encoded by the coding sequence ATGCCGCTCGCGGAGCCCGCAGCGCTGTCGCGCGTCGCCCCACCCATGCCGGGCGGGCCGCTGCACGAGCAGGACTGGCAGTCGCTCACCTTCCTGCACTGGCGGGTCGAGCCCGCGGTCGTGGCACCGTATCTGCCGCCGGGCACCCGTCCCGACGTCTTCGACGGCTCCGCCTGGGTCGGGCTCATCCCCTTCCGGCTCGCTCACGCGACCGCTCCCGGCTTCCGCCCGCTCGGCCCCATCCCCTACGCCGGCACCTTCCCCGAGATCAACGTGCGCCTCTACTCGGTCGACGAGACCGGCCGCCGGGGCGTGGTGTTCAGCTCGCTCGAGTCGTCGAGGCTCGCCGCCGTGAGTGCGGCGCATGCCCTGTTCGGCCTGCCCTACCGCTGGGCCCGCATGTCGATCTCGACCTCCGCATCCGGCGTCATCAGCTACCGCTCGGAGCGTCGGGGAGCCCACGGCTTCGGCGGACGCACCGGCCCGCACTCCCGCATCGACGCCCAGCCCCTCGACACCGATCTCTCGCACGACCCGCTCGCCGTGTTCCTCACCGCGCGCTGGGGCCTCCACATCGCCCGCCACGGGCGCACCCTCTTCATCCCGAACGAGCACGACCCGTGGGAGGTGCGTGCCGCCCGCCTCGACTTCCTCGACGACGAGCTGCTCGCCGCCGCCGGCTTCCCCCGCCTCGCCTCCCGCGCCCCCGATTCCGTGCTCTTCTCCCCGGGCGTGCACACGGCCTTCGGCCGCGCGTACCCCGCCCTCCGCTGA
- the ybaK gene encoding Cys-tRNA(Pro) deacylase — MAKKGGARGGRGPSAGGGPTTAATMALAAAGVQFTPHSYVHDDSVTDFGAEAARELGLPAERVFKTLMVETDAGLGVGIVPVSDQLDLKALAASLGAKKAAMADRALAERKSGYVVGGISPIGQKTPVATVLDDSALAFDTILVSGGRRGFDVELAPTDLLRVVGGHAAPIRRAR, encoded by the coding sequence ATGGCGAAGAAGGGTGGCGCGCGTGGCGGTCGCGGCCCGTCGGCGGGTGGCGGACCTACCACGGCGGCGACGATGGCGCTCGCGGCGGCGGGGGTGCAGTTCACGCCCCACAGCTATGTGCACGACGACTCGGTCACCGATTTCGGCGCCGAGGCGGCCCGCGAGCTGGGGCTCCCCGCCGAGCGGGTGTTCAAGACTCTCATGGTCGAGACGGATGCGGGGCTCGGCGTCGGCATCGTCCCGGTGAGCGACCAGCTCGACCTCAAAGCGCTCGCCGCCTCGCTCGGAGCGAAGAAGGCGGCCATGGCCGATCGGGCGCTCGCCGAGCGCAAGAGCGGGTACGTGGTGGGCGGCATCAGTCCGATCGGTCAGAAGACCCCGGTCGCAACGGTGCTCGACGACAGCGCCCTCGCCTTCGACACCATCCTCGTCTCCGGCGGCCGCCGCGGCTTCGACGTCGAACTCGCCCCCACCGACCTCCTCCGCGTCGTCGGCGGCCACGCCGCCCCCATCCGCCGCGCCCGGTAG
- a CDS encoding alpha/beta hydrolase has translation MDTHEDEVTIDDAAVVWSVATEEISERLVEQPLVVVMHGRGSHENDLAQLFPLLPAGCVYASLRAPLSGAPYGLGGWTWFTASGANGPERASVDAAVAAVIAWLDRAEGRFGAPPAIAALGFSQGGMMSIELMRAAPHRFAAAVNLSGASAHGAVAGDEVLAARRPPLFWGRDVADPIIDAAAIARTEEFVPAHFDVTARLYPGIAHSISQEELVEVSGFLVEALRLDGAVA, from the coding sequence ATGGACACGCATGAAGACGAGGTGACGATCGACGACGCCGCCGTGGTCTGGTCGGTGGCGACGGAGGAGATCTCGGAGCGACTCGTTGAGCAGCCGCTCGTCGTCGTCATGCACGGGCGCGGCTCGCACGAGAACGACCTCGCGCAGCTGTTCCCTCTCCTTCCCGCCGGGTGCGTGTACGCGTCATTGCGCGCACCGCTGTCGGGCGCGCCCTACGGCCTCGGCGGCTGGACATGGTTCACCGCGAGCGGTGCGAACGGGCCCGAGCGCGCATCCGTCGACGCCGCCGTCGCGGCGGTCATCGCGTGGCTCGACCGGGCGGAGGGGCGTTTCGGTGCGCCTCCGGCGATCGCCGCGCTCGGTTTCTCGCAGGGCGGCATGATGTCGATCGAGCTGATGCGCGCCGCTCCCCACCGCTTCGCCGCCGCGGTGAACCTGTCGGGCGCCAGTGCCCACGGCGCGGTGGCGGGCGACGAGGTGCTCGCCGCTCGGCGGCCGCCGCTGTTCTGGGGGCGCGATGTGGCCGATCCGATCATCGATGCGGCAGCGATCGCCCGCACCGAGGAGTTCGTGCCGGCTCACTTCGACGTGACCGCGCGGCTCTACCCCGGTATCGCCCACTCGATCTCGCAGGAGGAGCTCGTCGAGGTGAGCGGGTTCCTGGTCGAGGCGTTGCGGCTCGACGGCGCGGTCGCCTGA
- a CDS encoding MmcQ/YjbR family DNA-binding protein, translating to MEHPKLFADRDPLVERLRALCETYPECVEAESWGRPTFRAGKKIFAFAGATMHRPSSVVFKPDPEEHRALLELDDVFVPPYFGPSGWLAIDITPTTDWTFLAELVDTSYRQVALKRQLAALDARPTT from the coding sequence ATGGAGCATCCGAAGCTCTTCGCCGACCGCGACCCCCTGGTCGAGCGCTTGCGCGCCCTCTGCGAGACCTACCCCGAGTGCGTCGAGGCCGAGTCGTGGGGGCGGCCCACCTTTCGGGCCGGCAAGAAGATCTTCGCCTTCGCCGGCGCGACGATGCACCGCCCGAGCTCCGTCGTCTTCAAACCCGACCCCGAAGAGCATCGCGCCCTTCTCGAACTTGACGATGTCTTCGTTCCCCCGTACTTCGGCCCTTCCGGTTGGCTGGCCATCGACATCACCCCCACCACCGACTGGACCTTCCTCGCCGAGCTCGTCGACACCTCCTACCGCCAGGTGGCGCTGAAGCGCCAGCTCGCCGCCCTCGACGCCCGCCCCACCACCTGA
- a CDS encoding Fpg/Nei family DNA glycosylase yields MPEGDTVYRTAVHLNTALAGRVLTVCDLRVPKYASVDLSGETVDEVVSVGKHLLTRVGGYSIHSHLKMEGSWHVYRHGTKWRRPAFQARAVLENTEWVTVGFDLGTLEVVERDREDEVVGYLGPDLLGPGWDAGSVDEAVRRLGEDGEREIDVALLDQRNLAGLGNVFVNELCFLRGLLPQRPVAESGDLVSIVELGHRLITANRDRVERTTTGDTRPGRQTWVYGREGRPCLRCGTRIRRGALGANELSERVTYWCPRCQT; encoded by the coding sequence GTGCCTGAGGGAGATACCGTCTACCGCACCGCGGTGCACCTGAATACGGCGTTGGCCGGCCGCGTGCTCACCGTGTGCGACCTGCGCGTGCCGAAGTACGCATCCGTCGATCTCAGCGGCGAGACCGTCGACGAGGTGGTGTCGGTGGGGAAGCATCTGCTCACGCGGGTGGGCGGGTACAGCATCCACAGCCACCTCAAGATGGAGGGGTCGTGGCACGTCTACCGGCACGGCACCAAGTGGCGGCGGCCGGCGTTCCAGGCGCGCGCCGTGCTCGAGAACACCGAGTGGGTGACCGTGGGGTTCGACCTCGGCACGCTCGAGGTGGTGGAACGCGACCGGGAGGACGAGGTGGTGGGGTACCTCGGGCCTGACCTGCTCGGGCCGGGGTGGGACGCCGGGTCGGTCGACGAGGCGGTGCGACGGCTGGGCGAAGACGGGGAGCGCGAGATCGACGTGGCGCTGCTCGACCAGCGCAATCTCGCCGGGCTCGGCAACGTCTTCGTGAACGAGCTGTGCTTTCTGCGGGGGTTGTTGCCGCAGCGTCCGGTGGCGGAGTCGGGCGACCTGGTGTCGATCGTCGAGCTCGGGCACCGGCTCATCACCGCGAACCGCGACCGGGTGGAGCGCACCACGACCGGCGACACCCGGCCGGGGCGGCAGACGTGGGTGTACGGGCGGGAGGGGCGGCCGTGCCTGCGGTGCGGAACGCGCATCCGTCGGGGGGCGCTGGGGGCGAACGAGTTGTCGGAGCGGGTGACGTATTGGTGCCCGCGGTGTCAGACGTAG
- a CDS encoding DEAD/DEAH box helicase — MSDVLDRFSPATREWFLGAFSAPTSAQTGAWEAVSGGDHALVVAPTGSGKTLAAFLWAIDRLTTTIEPGAARKTSVVYVSPLKALAVDVERNLRSPLVGITQTAKRLGTEPPVVTVGVRSGDTPAPERRSMSKNPPDILITTPESLFLMLTSAARESLSEVTTVIVDEVHAVAATKRGAHLAVSLDRLDALLPKPAQRIGLSATVRPREEVARFLAGGRAVSIVAPPSTKKFDLRVVVPVEDMSQIPPKEPGLREGSAASSTAPEQGSIWPHVEEDIVDRILEHRSSIVFANSRRLAERLTARLNEIYAERMGWAGPDGEAPEVVVLPVRREDAAGSSSGPGVMVVSGGSGGAGAVTRATGSGAPSGSGARTGSGARSAPAQVMGGSGQTSGAGQVSADGGGDDGPILARAHHGSVSKEQRAVIEDDLKTGRLRCVVATSSLELGIDMGAVDLVIQVEAPPSVASGLQRVGRAGHQVGEVSKGLLYPKHRADLVHSAVVSTRMTEGLIETIALPANPLDILAQQTVAACALEPIDVEEWFDVVRRSASFAALPRSAFDATLDLLSGLYPSDEFAELRPRLVWDRDAGTLTGRPGAQRLAVTSGGTIPDRGLFGVFMVGGEPKDADPATGSARSAPGRRVGELDEEMVYESRVGDVFALGATSWRIQEITHDRVLVLPAFGQPGRLPFWRGEGIGRPAELGAAIGEFTRTVAAADPAEARGLTDKAGLDDWASANLITFISEQREATGHVPSDRTLVVERFRDELGDWRVVLHSPFGMQVHSPWALAINARIRERFGVDANAVASDDGIVVRLPDTESDPPSADLFLFEAPELEQIVTDEVGGSALFASRFRENAARALLLPRQNPGRRSPLWQQRQRSAQLLEVARKYPTFPIVLETVRECLQDVYDLPSLLRIARDLEARRIRVVEIETAEASPFAKSLLFGYVASFVYEGDSPLAERRAAALSLDPSLLSELLGRAELRELLDPGVIDDTQRELQRLAPDRRARDLEGVADLLRVLGPLSAAEVRARSVDELDTADALAGLVDAKRGLRVSIAGEERWAAIEDAGRLRDALGVPVPFGVPDAFIAPVEQPVLDLVSRYARTHGPFLVGEVAARFGLGVAVVTDALRRLSADRRVVEGEFRPTGQAADAERLGQAGATEWCDAEVLRRLRSRSLAALRHEVEPVEPTTLGRFLPAWQHVGGSLRGIDGVLTVIEQLAGVPVPASAWENLVLPARVRDYSPAMLDELTASGEVMWSGRGSLPGSDGWVAFHTLDTLPLSSVPPDEVDETPLHRAVLQVLGRGGAYFFRSLADEVGRALAEEADPTHPSGDAEIVTAIWDLVWAGRVTNDTVAPLRTLTGSGKASHSTKRSAPRARMYRGRAITRASMQTRVGPPTAGGRWSLLPDPNDDATLRAHATAEMLLDRYGVVTRGSVVSERVPGGFALMYRVLSRFEESGRCRRGYFVETLGAAQFATGGTVDRLRGFAPDALGRDSGRDRAPVALTLAATDPANPYGAALPWPAVEGHKPGRKAGALVALVDGALVLYLERGGKSALAFGDDAEALRLAADSVAAAVTGGRVDKIAVERVNGDFVLGTAVGGALEAAGFTGTPRGLRLRA; from the coding sequence ATGAGCGACGTGCTCGACAGATTCTCCCCCGCGACCCGCGAGTGGTTCCTGGGTGCCTTCAGCGCGCCCACCTCCGCGCAGACCGGGGCATGGGAGGCGGTGTCGGGCGGCGATCACGCACTGGTGGTGGCGCCGACCGGGTCGGGCAAGACGCTGGCGGCGTTCCTCTGGGCGATCGACCGGCTCACCACCACCATCGAGCCGGGCGCGGCGCGAAAGACCTCCGTCGTCTACGTCTCTCCGCTCAAGGCCCTCGCGGTCGACGTCGAACGCAACCTGCGCTCACCGCTGGTCGGCATCACCCAGACCGCCAAGCGACTCGGCACCGAGCCGCCGGTGGTGACGGTGGGCGTGCGCTCGGGAGACACGCCGGCGCCCGAGCGGCGGTCGATGTCGAAGAACCCGCCCGACATCCTCATCACCACCCCCGAGTCGCTGTTCCTCATGCTGACCTCGGCGGCCAGGGAGTCGCTGAGCGAGGTGACGACGGTCATCGTCGACGAGGTCCACGCCGTGGCCGCGACGAAGCGCGGCGCCCACCTCGCGGTGAGCCTCGACCGGCTCGACGCCCTGCTGCCGAAGCCCGCTCAGCGCATCGGGCTGTCGGCCACCGTGCGGCCGCGCGAGGAGGTCGCGCGCTTCCTCGCCGGCGGGCGGGCGGTGTCGATCGTGGCGCCGCCGTCGACCAAGAAGTTCGATCTGCGGGTGGTCGTTCCGGTCGAAGACATGTCACAGATCCCGCCGAAGGAGCCGGGGCTCCGTGAGGGGTCGGCCGCGTCGTCGACGGCGCCCGAGCAGGGGTCGATCTGGCCGCACGTCGAAGAAGACATCGTCGACCGCATCCTGGAGCATCGCTCGTCGATCGTGTTCGCGAACTCCCGGCGGCTCGCCGAACGGCTCACCGCACGGCTCAACGAGATCTACGCCGAACGCATGGGGTGGGCGGGGCCCGACGGCGAGGCACCCGAGGTGGTGGTGCTGCCGGTGCGGCGGGAGGATGCGGCGGGTTCGTCGAGCGGGCCGGGCGTGATGGTGGTCTCCGGGGGGTCGGGCGGCGCGGGCGCGGTGACTCGAGCCACGGGCTCGGGAGCGCCCTCGGGTTCGGGCGCCCGGACGGGCTCGGGAGCGCGCTCGGCCCCGGCACAGGTGATGGGCGGCTCCGGCCAGACCAGTGGCGCCGGGCAGGTCTCGGCAGACGGCGGCGGAGACGACGGCCCCATCCTGGCGCGCGCCCACCACGGGTCGGTGAGCAAGGAGCAACGGGCCGTCATCGAAGACGACCTGAAGACCGGCAGGCTGCGGTGTGTCGTCGCGACCTCCAGCCTCGAGCTCGGTATCGACATGGGTGCGGTCGACCTCGTCATCCAGGTGGAGGCGCCCCCCTCGGTGGCGAGCGGCCTGCAGCGGGTGGGGCGCGCCGGCCACCAGGTCGGCGAGGTCTCAAAGGGCCTGCTGTACCCCAAGCACCGCGCCGACCTCGTGCACTCGGCGGTCGTCTCGACACGCATGACCGAGGGGCTCATCGAGACCATCGCGCTTCCGGCGAACCCGCTCGACATCCTCGCCCAGCAGACCGTGGCCGCCTGCGCCCTCGAACCGATCGACGTCGAGGAGTGGTTCGACGTCGTGCGGCGGAGCGCGTCTTTCGCGGCCCTCCCCCGCTCGGCGTTCGACGCCACCCTCGACCTGCTGTCGGGCCTCTACCCCTCCGACGAGTTCGCCGAGCTCCGGCCGCGCCTGGTCTGGGACAGGGATGCCGGAACCCTCACCGGCCGCCCCGGCGCCCAGCGCCTCGCCGTGACGAGCGGCGGAACCATCCCCGACCGCGGGCTGTTCGGCGTCTTCATGGTCGGCGGCGAGCCGAAAGACGCCGATCCTGCCACCGGTTCGGCGCGTTCCGCACCCGGCCGCCGCGTCGGCGAGCTCGACGAGGAGATGGTCTACGAGTCGCGGGTGGGCGACGTGTTCGCGCTCGGAGCGACGAGCTGGCGCATCCAGGAGATCACCCACGACCGCGTGCTCGTGCTGCCCGCCTTCGGGCAACCGGGGCGGCTGCCGTTCTGGCGCGGGGAGGGCATCGGCCGGCCCGCCGAACTGGGTGCGGCCATCGGCGAGTTCACACGCACCGTCGCCGCGGCCGACCCCGCCGAGGCACGCGGCCTCACCGACAAGGCGGGGCTCGACGACTGGGCCTCGGCCAACCTCATCACCTTCATCTCCGAGCAGCGCGAGGCGACCGGGCACGTGCCGAGCGACCGCACCCTCGTGGTGGAACGGTTCCGCGACGAGCTCGGCGACTGGAGGGTGGTGCTGCATTCCCCGTTCGGCATGCAAGTGCACTCGCCGTGGGCACTCGCGATCAACGCGCGCATCAGGGAGCGCTTCGGCGTCGACGCCAACGCCGTGGCGAGCGACGACGGCATCGTGGTGCGCCTTCCCGACACCGAGAGCGACCCGCCCTCGGCCGACCTCTTCCTCTTCGAAGCACCCGAGCTCGAGCAGATCGTCACCGACGAGGTGGGCGGGTCGGCACTGTTCGCCTCCCGCTTCCGCGAGAACGCGGCCCGCGCACTCCTGCTCCCCCGCCAGAACCCCGGCCGACGGTCGCCGCTGTGGCAGCAGCGGCAGCGCTCGGCCCAGCTGCTCGAGGTGGCCCGCAAGTATCCCACCTTCCCGATCGTGCTCGAGACCGTGCGCGAGTGCTTGCAAGACGTCTACGACCTGCCGTCGCTCCTGCGCATCGCGCGCGACCTCGAGGCCAGGCGCATCCGTGTCGTCGAGATCGAGACCGCAGAGGCGTCGCCGTTCGCCAAGTCGCTGCTGTTCGGCTACGTCGCCTCGTTCGTGTACGAGGGCGACTCCCCGCTCGCCGAACGGCGCGCCGCCGCACTCTCGCTCGACCCGAGCCTGCTCTCGGAGCTGCTCGGCCGCGCCGAACTGCGGGAGCTGCTCGACCCCGGCGTCATCGACGACACACAGCGCGAACTGCAGCGACTCGCGCCCGACCGACGCGCCCGCGACCTCGAGGGCGTCGCCGACCTGCTGCGCGTGCTCGGCCCGCTGTCCGCGGCCGAGGTGCGGGCGCGTTCGGTCGACGAACTCGACACCGCCGACGCTCTCGCCGGTCTGGTCGACGCCAAGCGTGGCCTGCGCGTGAGCATCGCGGGCGAGGAGCGCTGGGCCGCCATCGAAGACGCCGGGCGCCTGCGCGACGCCCTCGGGGTTCCCGTGCCGTTCGGCGTTCCCGACGCGTTCATCGCCCCGGTCGAGCAACCCGTTCTCGACCTCGTGAGCCGGTACGCCCGCACCCACGGCCCCTTCCTCGTGGGCGAGGTCGCCGCCCGCTTCGGGCTCGGTGTCGCCGTGGTGACGGATGCGCTGCGTCGCCTCTCCGCCGACCGTCGCGTGGTCGAAGGGGAGTTCCGGCCCACCGGTCAGGCCGCCGACGCCGAACGCCTCGGTCAGGCGGGGGCCACGGAGTGGTGCGACGCCGAGGTGCTCCGCCGGCTGCGAAGCCGGTCGCTCGCCGCGCTCCGACACGAGGTCGAGCCGGTCGAACCGACGACGCTCGGGCGGTTCCTCCCGGCGTGGCAGCACGTGGGCGGCTCGCTGCGCGGGATCGACGGCGTGCTCACGGTGATCGAACAGCTCGCCGGGGTTCCCGTGCCCGCGTCGGCCTGGGAGAACCTCGTGCTGCCCGCTCGCGTGCGCGACTACTCCCCCGCGATGCTCGACGAGCTCACCGCCTCGGGCGAGGTGATGTGGTCGGGGCGCGGCAGCCTGCCGGGCAGCGACGGCTGGGTCGCGTTCCACACCCTCGACACCCTTCCGCTGTCGTCGGTTCCGCCCGACGAGGTCGACGAGACGCCGCTCCACCGGGCCGTGCTGCAGGTGCTCGGGCGAGGCGGGGCGTACTTCTTCCGCTCGCTCGCCGACGAGGTGGGCCGGGCGCTGGCTGAGGAAGCCGACCCCACGCATCCGTCGGGCGACGCCGAGATCGTCACCGCCATCTGGGACTTGGTGTGGGCCGGGCGGGTGACCAACGACACCGTCGCCCCGCTGCGCACCCTCACCGGTTCGGGCAAGGCCTCGCACAGCACGAAGCGCAGCGCGCCGCGCGCCCGCATGTACCGCGGGCGGGCCATCACCCGGGCCTCGATGCAGACGCGGGTGGGCCCTCCCACGGCGGGCGGGCGTTGGTCGCTGCTGCCCGATCCGAACGACGATGCGACGTTAAGGGCGCACGCCACCGCCGAGATGCTGCTCGACCGGTACGGCGTCGTCACGCGCGGGTCGGTGGTGAGCGAGCGGGTTCCGGGCGGCTTCGCGCTGATGTATCGCGTGCTCAGCCGCTTCGAGGAGAGCGGCCGGTGCCGGCGCGGGTACTTCGTCGAGACGCTGGGCGCGGCCCAGTTCGCCACCGGGGGCACCGTCGATCGGCTGCGCGGCTTCGCTCCGGATGCGCTCGGTCGCGACAGCGGGCGAGACCGGGCCCCCGTGGCGCTCACGCTCGCCGCGACCGACCCCGCCAACCCCTACGGTGCGGCACTGCCCTGGCCCGCCGTCGAGGGGCACAAGCCCGGCCGCAAGGCCGGAGCACTCGTGGCGCTCGTCGACGGCGCGCTCGTGCTCTACCTGGAGCGCGGCGGCAAGTCGGCGCTGGCGTTCGGCGACGACGCCGAGGCGCTCAGGCTCGCCGCAGACTCGGTCGCGGCCGCCGTCACCGGCGGGCGTGTCGACAAGATCGCGGTCGAGCGCGTGAACGGCGACTTCGTGCTCGGCACCGCGGTGGGCGGGGCGCTCGAGGCTGCCGGGTTCACCGGCACCCCGAGGGGGCTGAGGCTCCGTGCCTGA
- a CDS encoding NUDIX hydrolase family protein, producing the protein MTVRTPDPNSGWLSDGELAEIRRRLPLLYVEAVPVRVDGLGQVVEVGVLLRVGASGTIARTLVSGRVMYGETLRDALFRHLEKDLGPMAFPQLPASPVPFQVAEYFPLPGVSPYYDERQHAVSLAYVVPVTGTCEPRQDALELTWMTPQEAASDSVSEEMEGGRGGLLRAALASVGRLH; encoded by the coding sequence ATGACCGTGCGTACCCCTGATCCGAACTCCGGCTGGCTGAGCGACGGCGAGCTCGCCGAGATCCGTCGGCGGCTGCCGCTGCTCTACGTCGAGGCCGTGCCGGTGCGGGTCGACGGGCTGGGCCAGGTGGTCGAGGTCGGCGTGCTGCTGCGGGTCGGTGCGAGCGGCACCATCGCCCGCACGCTGGTCTCGGGGCGCGTCATGTACGGCGAGACGCTCCGCGACGCCCTGTTCCGCCACCTCGAGAAAGACCTCGGGCCGATGGCCTTCCCCCAGCTGCCGGCGAGCCCGGTGCCGTTCCAGGTCGCCGAGTACTTCCCGCTGCCCGGCGTCTCGCCCTACTACGACGAGCGGCAGCACGCCGTGTCGCTCGCCTACGTGGTGCCGGTCACCGGCACCTGCGAGCCGAGGCAAGACGCCCTCGAACTCACCTGGATGACCCCGCAGGAAGCAGCGTCAGACTCCGTCTCCGAAGAGATGGAGGGCGGTCGCGGCGGTCTGCTCCGCGCCGCCCTGGCCTCCGTCGGCCGGCTCCACTGA
- a CDS encoding YdeI family protein, with the protein MPDDYDHLQFTDADAWEHWLEANAETAAGVRLRIAKKNSEHSTVSYAEALDVALCHGWIDGRRNALDDDFFLQTFTPRRARSLWSQVNRDKVTALIEAGRMRERGHREIDRAKADGRWEAAYASQKSIEIPDDLAEALAANPAAAAAFAGLSGQNRYAILFRLHNAKRPETRTRNLATFIDMLARGETPYPQPPRSD; encoded by the coding sequence GTGCCCGACGACTACGACCACCTGCAGTTCACCGACGCCGACGCCTGGGAGCACTGGCTCGAGGCGAACGCCGAGACGGCCGCGGGAGTGCGCCTGCGCATCGCCAAGAAGAACAGTGAGCACTCCACGGTGAGCTACGCCGAAGCGCTCGACGTCGCCCTCTGTCACGGCTGGATCGACGGCCGCCGCAACGCCCTCGACGACGACTTCTTCCTCCAGACCTTCACCCCGCGGCGCGCCAGGAGTCTCTGGTCGCAGGTCAACCGCGACAAGGTCACGGCGCTCATCGAGGCCGGCCGCATGCGCGAGCGCGGCCATCGCGAGATCGACCGGGCCAAGGCCGACGGGCGATGGGAGGCGGCCTACGCCTCCCAGAAGTCCATCGAGATCCCCGACGACCTCGCCGAGGCGCTCGCCGCGAACCCCGCGGCGGCAGCAGCCTTCGCCGGCCTGAGCGGCCAGAACCGCTACGCCATCCTCTTCCGCCTCCACAACGCCAAACGCCCCGAGACCCGCACCCGCAACCTCGCCACGTTCATCGACATGCTCGCCCGCGGCGAGACCCCCTACCCGCAACCACCCCGAAGCGACTGA